A region of the Carya illinoinensis cultivar Pawnee chromosome 16, C.illinoinensisPawnee_v1, whole genome shotgun sequence genome:
taattacatagttagtgttattatttactatggtatcagaagtgtgtttttgattattggagatagttagaagtgtcaaaatgtattatggtttgtgccattagactcggatggttatttaaagtcttatggcgcaataacattttttcatattttcggtcaaaacgtctgtttaaaactgtagatattattggataaaaagaaatatcttgaggtaattttcatgaatattattgggtaaaaatattttgagttgatttttatagatattattagataaaatattatgagataatcttttatagatattttgggtaggagaaacctacactcaactctcaactccagcctcatctcttccatatctcatccataattatctccagccacctctccccacgaaattatctaattacacattccaataaaagattatcaaacactctctctcggacagcttttaggaggtcttttgcacgcccatttcgaagctgttgtaagtgttttatcataaagtctccttcatataagttgttcctttttgagtctagtttacatggatatcttatttgccccatttgaagatcatttggtcagtcaaatattgtataaactatagaaaggtcattctgggagataaactggagaatatgttatagtttggagtttttgaccaagctaatggatagatattggtccgaaatttttatggagtattgttaacatgtatatgtgactattggttgaggatttttgcatgattaaaggttttgatgaaagatttacttagatttagaaacttagaaactggaagaagaaaaacagtttctgttttgagaaagtttaactctttggtggtctaaacctattctaatgactttaataattttattggaggattctaagtatcttatatacatgttatattattattttgaagatatttgatgttagtttcaaagatatgaaattttatgcaaagagatattcaaacaagccaaagtgtggatattcttggctaaatttatgttttggttaatttctaaccatgtgatcttgaattagaagcttatatatgttttaggacatctttttaaaccatgtgatggtttggtttgaagatcatatatttataagtcatagatcaagatatttatcaaaactagttgaggaaaaagtttctgtttttggattaagtgtaaaaccaaaaactccaaatgttattttgtgattttggtgactttggtttgatgatttaaagcatggttgatgttaggatgatattatgaatatgttagaagtaagatttgattttttgaaactcttggagatgttttgatttaatgtcaaaacttgtgattcaagtgcttggatctttttacaaaaaagtttggtgttgattattagctttttctaaatggatgttttaagtatggttttgaacttaggattggaagatgtttgttgcaaaattttggtttaagcatgagttttgaagttggaaggaattgcaacaaaaataaagggaaatggcctatggatgtttcaaccatagtgtgttcttcatagttgtgttttgttttaaatttttctgagttgatatttaagtttaggataaaatttacatgaggaatgtaaattttagaaacttttagagttagtatgcaaaatccttaagttatgggtaaaacagtcatttttccacatgtagagagtaaaatgaaaattttactctttaagttagtattttccatatttcaaattattagtgatttagttctaacgtttagaattactaattacagttcctcgtgatcgcacttgaagttttataagaaacgcggagatcgaggtaagttagcttttaacttactagcagtctactgtgtatgtgtgctaaataaaggaactacagtgtatgtatgtgtgttatcatatatgtcatgccatgccaagttatcacgtaattgtctattatacagaatttattctgttatcaatttttttatctgttacataatatattctgtcatgtattactgtaccttacaagtacgtcatgctaagtatgccatctattacatgtatgtcaagtcatgtaatattcactgttgtaagtatgtcatgttaaatatgttgtctattatatgttatgccatgttacgaaatgtttctatctcaagttggtcatgtattctaagttatgttcaagtcacgttatgttacgtcaggacttcagtcctttcgtattccagtcacatttcatcttgagtacattatgatgtgtagaatacatggggccacaacaactgtggagtatgtatttaactacaattgtgatgcgtaaaatacatggggccacaacaactgtggagtatgtatttttcatgttaagtcaagtttgtgtagaatacatggggccacaacaactgtggagtatgtatttacacgtagaatacatgaggccacaacaactgtggagtatgtatttttaatgttaagtcaagtttgtgtagaatacatggggccacaacaactgtggagtatgtatttacacgtagaatacatggggccacaacaactgtggagtatgtatttacacgtagaatacatgaggccacaacaactgtggagtatgtatttttcatgttaattcaagtttcagagcaagttcatgctaagtcaagtttcagatcaaattcatgtcaagtcaagtttagttcatgattcaatttaagctatgtcaattatgctatgttgtacgctaaattatactttaattacttatgaatttgattatgcatttatgcttttactgtcatacatgcatcattagtctgtatggaagttttttgttaacttgctgagatttgtaatcaaatctcactgtggtagtcccaactaccattcccccccgaatggtagatcttgttacaggacctgaaggaagatcaggagctgaccaactagatacagtcgactgaacgacggtgcgtcgttaaggttaatatagtagttaaattactacttgtacgatggagttgcatctccagtacttttagatcataactattttggaatagttctgtgatcttagttattcaatgtatctttatatatgaagtatgttttaagtatttgggatattttaatttggtgcatagtattgctaaagaaaaaaattatccgctgcgaatattgcataatgttagatgcatgttaggattattgcatcttatatgtcatgaacgggggcaggtaaccttgtgttgcatgtctcgacgcttcaaatgtccgtccaatcccaaacggaatttgggggcgtcacaaaggtTATATGGTGCTAAGATTGGACATGAGTAACGCCTACGATAGAGTTGAGTGGCCCTTTCTTGCTTCAGTAATGTCAAAGTTGGTGTTTGCAGATTCGTGGGTTGCTTTAATTCTCAGGTGCATTCAGTCCTCCTCATTTTCAATTGTGGTGAATGTGGCAACTTTTGATAGGTTTTTGGATGCCCTTTGTCCCCTTACTTGTTCATTCTTTATGCTGAGGCCCTAAGCTCTCAACTCTTTACTGCTATGCAAATGAGGCAACTCTTAGGTGTACCTATAGCTAGAGGAGTAGTAAAGATGAGTTATCTCTCCTTTGCAGATGACTGTCTCTTATTCTATAAAGCTACTACTCATGAGTGGGTGAAACTAGGTGTATGAATCTACTTCTGGTCAACATATGAATAGAGATAaaacttttcctttctttagCAACAATACAACTAGTTTGACTCAATGGTATATCATGCAACTGATAGGTTTAAATACCTCTACCAACATGGAAACATATTTGGGTCTCCCTTATGTGCTGGGTAGATCTAAAGCTAAAGCTTTCCATGGTATAATTGATAAGGTAAATGGCAAACTGCTTATTTGGAAGACAAGGTTTTTATCTACTACAGGTAAAGAAATACTCATTAAAGCTGTCGTCCAAGCCTTACCTACAAATTGTATGAGTTTGTTTAAGTTGCCTAAATGCCTGTTCCAACAACTTAATTCTCTAATTTCCACATTCTGGTGGGAAACTCAAGATAGCGAGACACACATGCACTGGAAAAGTTGTGAAGCTATGTGTATGCGAAAACCTTCTGGAGGCCTGGGACTCAGAGACTTGGAAGCTTTTAATTCAGCACTGTTGGCAAAGCAAGCATGGAAATTGCTTAAATCTCCTACCTCTATTGCAACTCAAATTAATGGAGATAAATATCTTCCAACTTCAGTTTTATCAGCCAAGCTTGGTCCTAGACCCTCTTATGTGTGGCGTAGTATATAAAAATCTTGTCAATTATTGAATAGGGGTGTGATGTGGAGTTTAGGAGATGGCAAGCAGGTGCCTATTTGGGGTGATAAATGGATTCCCCATACAACAACTAATCGTATTCAATCACTTCTTAgcattttacctgaaaatgctcTGGTTTCATATCTGCTTGATTTTCATACTGGGTGGTAGGATATGAATTTGCTGCAAtaagtttttaactttgatGAGGTTAATCAAATCCTGAGGATTCCAATGGCAAGTATTGTTGTCTCAAATAAATTGGCGTGGAGAGGTACTACAAATGGGCAATTTAATGTCAAAAGTGCCTATCACTTGTCTATGCAAATGAGGCAGCATACTCGAGGAGAGACCTCCCTTCATTACAGATTCCAGCACCTATGGAAGAGAATTTGGTCCTTAAGAGCCCCTCTTGCTATGAAGGTTTTTATGTGGCGTGCTTGTGTGGATACTCTTCCTACTAAGTTCAACTTAGTGAAGAAACACATTGTGCAGGATGCCTTTTTTCCCATCTGTTTGAGGAAAATTTAAACACCTGGCCATATCTTGTGGGCATGCCCCTCAGCACAGGATGTGTGGTTATTGGGTAATTCCACATTTCAAAATTCTGCAATAACATATTTAGATTTTGCAGTTGTAGTGCTTCAGATGATAGATAGACTTAATGAGGAAGAATTCATCCTATTTGCTGTCAGTACTAGACTCATTTGGCTGAGAATGAATAGAGTGATTTTTGAAGACCAATTCCAAGATCCTACTACCCTCTATCTCAATGCTCTTAATGTTGTGGAGCTGCATAGATCGGCTACAACTATTCATTGTTAGGGTCCACAATTCAcattccaaaatggaaagcccCTACATCTAACTGTGGGTAAAACTCAATTGGGATGTGGTTATTAGAGAGGTTACTTATCAAATTGGCATTGGTATGGTGCTAAGGGATTCTGATGGAACGGTCCTCATTACTTTGATGAAACCTGCTTTTTACCATGTTGAGCCTATGGTTGCTGAAGCAAAAGGTCTAATAGAAGCTATCACTCTTTGTTCCATACTAGTATACAAAATGTTATTTTTGAGGTGATTCATTGCAAGTGATTAATGTAGTACACACTAGTCTGTCTGAATACCAAGGCCCTCTAAGGAATATCATTGCAACTTTCCACACCATTTTGGGTAGTATCTCGTGGACGGCACAACATGTCAAGAGAGGAACAAATTGTGTTGTGCATACTTTGGCCAGGGAAGCTTTGCTGAACCAAGTTGAAATTTTGAATGTTGATTATGTTGCTCCATGTATCAGACCTCTTGTATTGGCTGATAGCCTCTCTACTTGATTGATGAAATggaattttctttgtttaaaaaaataataaaaaataaaaaattcaaaagtaaTGATTAGAAGTGTAGAAGGTCATCCATAGATGACCCTACCACACGTGTGGATAAGATCATCTTTGACGGCCTTTCTCCCTGCCCTACGAATCGTAATTCTGATCATTCGCCCGAAACATCAGTCTCCCTGCAGAGAATATCGGTTCGTATCGTCTCCGTCCTGTTCGTTTCCCCTCCCTCGGCGGAAATGGGCATTGCAATTTTTCCctcccaaaactgctttcaaggCCGGTTTCGGCACGAAGCCCTGACCCTAACTCCTCTCAAACCCCGCCGATACTCTAACCCCGACAGCCCTCAGTCCCGCCGGCAGAAGCGAAGTCCTGCTGGGACCCAATCGAATTTTGAAAATCGTAATCGGAGAGATGGATCCGTGGCGGCAAGGTTTCCCGCCAAGAACCTGGTCATGGGGCAGGTCAAGATCCTTAAGCGCGGAGAGGCGTTGAGCCAGACGAAGAGTTACGATAATCGGAAGCCGAGGGCgaagaaggaaaatgatttgaatttgGTGTTGCGATCCACTGACCGGCTTTGTCCGGTCCCGCTGACGGTCCAGAAGTATATTAGGGTCTCGGAGTTAAAGGTCGTCGATGAAATCTATGCCGGATCGGCCTTCGTCGCGTCGCCTCCTCCAAGTTGCCTACCTGTCCCGTGCTTCTTGGGTAGAAACAACGGATCGGCCACGAGCGATTTGCGTCGATTGTTGCGCCTTGATTCGTTCTGATCACGAACATCCCGAATCAATCCTAATTTTGGCTATTTGGAACCAATGACTATCGAAGTTTTATCGGACACGATCGTGCTTGTCACCCGCGTGAAAAATCGGATGTCTTCCTTTTATCGGGGATGGTTTGCGTTGGCTCCCTCAAATCATGGTCTTCCTTCTTACGTATTTTTGTTCAAGAGGATGGCTTTCGAGTGCGAGCAAAATGAAGTAATAAAAGTTGATAGCAGCGATATCTTTCGGCATGTTCTCATTGGAATTTGAACGGCAAAGATTAGATCAACCCCTCTTCGCTCCTACTCCTGCTTCTCCTTTTCGAGAGAAAGGAGATCAAAGTAGTTGTTCTGTTTTCTTGAAGATTAACACGATAGAATGGATTAATGTTAGTGTGCATTCTTGTAATTGCTTCATCTTCTATGCAAGAATAAAATCTCTGATTTGGGTAGCAGTCTCtgctttgttcttttttttttcctcctcttaCCCAATATTGTTGCTGTTCTTGTATATGAATGGATCACAGAAAATTGTGGAAGGAATCCTGCTGATAAATGGTTTCTCATAATATGGCAACAACACACATTATAAATCATGTTCAATATGGCTGGTGATTTGTTTGTGTATACAGAAATCATTAATGGTACAGACTTCTTGCTTTTCTGCTCTATGATAATAAGCTTACTCGGAGACTTTCACCTTGCTCCCTTGAATTGCTTTGCCTATCATTCATTGCTTTCCACACCTTCCACCTCTCCAGGCACTATCCTCTTCCAGAACCAGTGCTTTCTCCACAGGAATAACATCTCTTCAATGGGAACTCCTTTGGTTTCGGGTAGGAAGATGTAAACAAATATGGTCATGATGGTAATCCAGGCAGCAAAGAAGAGGAAGATACCAAATTTGAGTGCACAAAGAAGGGAGAGGAAAGACTGGGCTATTATGAACGTGAATAGAAGATTTACAGAAACAGTGATGCTTTGTCCAGCTGATCGAATTTCTAGAGGGAATATCTCACTTGGCACTGTCCAGCCAAGAGGACCCCATGACCATCCAAAAGCTAGGACAAAGAGGCAAATGACGAACACCACCAGTATTGAGTAACCTTTTGACAGTTCTTGATTGTTTCCGAACTTCACCCCCAAGATTATGGCTACTATGACCTGTTTCACATACACAAATAACATTAAAATGGAAATAACAGTGGAAAACAAGATCCTCTTATCAGTTGAGAAAATGCTCATGCTTCTTTTACAATAGCTATGCTGGATTAAAGCATATTTTATACTGAAGGGGAATAATGCCAAATCCATGTTCTGGGAAGCAACATAAAAATGATTGCAATTGGAATATCTGTTGTCAGTTTTTAATTGACTTCTCCTGGATCTAACTTAAGAGTGTTAAAGATCTTTTACCTGGCATGTAACCATTTGGATTCCTCCACTTATAAGCAAAGGCCTTCGACCCAATCTATCTACTGTTGCAATAGAAATCAGTGTAGATGAAGCAAGAACTGCCCCAGTCAAAGCTGAGGAGTAGAGAGCAGCATTGCCTTTAAACCCCATACTCTGGAATAGCACCGGAGCATAGAAAAGAATTGAATTTATGCCCGTGAGGATCTGGAACGTCGGCATGAAGAATGCCATTACTAATTGTGGTCTGTACTTTTTATCAAGGATGTTACGAAAGGGATGTTTTATAGAGTTTGAAAGCTCACTTGCATCAGCCATGTCTTCAAACTCTGCATCCACATTTTTAGTTCCCCTAATTTTTTCAAGAACTTTTCTACCTTTTTCTTTTCGTCCTTGCTCGATTAAGCAGTTAGGTGTCTCAGGAAGAAGTAGTCCTCCCACCGTCATTAAAAAGGCTGGAAAAGCAGCCAAGCCCAGAGAGAGCCTCCATCCCCAAGGTTGAAGCTTTTGTGTTCCATAATTGATCATGTTTGCTGTAAAAATCCCTAGTGTAGTTGCCAACTGAAACAACATGTTCAGGCCACCTCGAAGATGTGTCGGCGCCATCTCTGATAAATATAGTGGAACTGCCTTCATGACAAACATAAAAGTCGTGTGTTCTCAGATACAGAAAccataaattcatttattttctgaTGAATCTAACACTTGAAAAAGGTAGGCGAAACAGGATACCTGGTTTCCA
Encoded here:
- the LOC122299194 gene encoding uncharacterized protein LOC122299194, translated to MGIAIFPSQNCFQGRFRHEALTLTPLKPRRYSNPDSPQSRRQKRSPAGTQSNFENRNRRDGSVAARFPAKNLVMGQVKILKRGEALSQTKSYDNRKPRAKKENDLNLVLRSTDRLCPVPLTVQKYIRVSELKVVDEIYAGSAFVASPPPSCLPVPCFLGRNNGSATSDLRRLLRLDSF
- the LOC122299193 gene encoding sugar carrier protein A — encoded protein: MAGGSFGPAGVAKERAEQYQGRVTIYVIIACTVAAVGGSIFGYDIGISGGVTSMDAFLEKFFHTVYIKKQHAHENNYCKYNNQGLSAFTSSLYLAGLVSSLVASPVTRKYGRRASIVCGGISFLVGATLNAAAANMAMLLLGRIMLGVGIGFGNQAVPLYLSEMAPTHLRGGLNMLFQLATTLGIFTANMINYGTQKLQPWGWRLSLGLAAFPAFLMTVGGLLLPETPNCLIEQGRKEKGRKVLEKIRGTKNVDAEFEDMADASELSNSIKHPFRNILDKKYRPQLVMAFFMPTFQILTGINSILFYAPVLFQSMGFKGNAALYSSALTGAVLASSTLISIATVDRLGRRPLLISGGIQMVTCQVIVAIILGVKFGNNQELSKGYSILVVFVICLFVLAFGWSWGPLGWTVPSEIFPLEIRSAGQSITVSVNLLFTFIIAQSFLSLLCALKFGIFLFFAAWITIMTIFVYIFLPETKGVPIEEMLFLWRKHWFWKRIVPGEVEGVESNE